The sequence GGCGGCCGGTCGCAGGCGGAAGCCGAGATTGAGCCGCTGCTCGCCGCCATAGTCGCGCCACGACAGGCCGCCGAAGCCCAGCACCTGCTCGGGCGCCTCGCGGCGGCACACCACCCACATGCCGAAGCCGTGCCGTGCCCAATGCAGCTGCCAGCGCCATAGCAGGTGGCCGGCCGCCTCGCGGCTTTCCAGCGGGCCGGCCGGGTTGTGGCGCTGGGTGGCCGGGTCGGAGAACACGGCGAACACCGCGTCGAGGTCGGCATCGGTCGGTGCCCGCAGCAGCAGGCGGTCGGTTTCGAGGTCGGCGAGTCGGGTCGGGCGCATGCTTGGGTCCCCGCGGGGCGTGAATCGGATGGCCGCATTGTGTGGCAGCGCCTGCCATACCGGAATACGATGGAGGCTTATAGTTGTTATAAGCATCGATTATGTCTTTGATGATCAGCGATCTCGAACTGCTGGCCGACGTGGCCGAGCGCGGCAGCTTCAGCCAGGCCGCCGCCGCGCGCGGCTGGTCGCAGCCGCAGGTGAGCCAGCGCATCGCCCAGCTCGAGGCGGCGCTCGGCACCCAGCTGTTCCAGCGCCACCGCCGCGGCGCGGTGGCGACGCCGGCCTGCCTGACCTACCTCGAATCGGTGCGGCGCGCGCTGGCCGAGCTCGACGGCGGCCGCCGCGCGATCCAGGGCGCGCCGGCGCTGCCCGAAGCCCGGGTGGGCTGCCCGCCGTCGCTGGCCTCGCTGGTGTTCAGCCCGCTGGTGGCGGCGCTGGCCGAGGCGCCGGTCGAATTGTTCTGCCATACCGACCACTCGCCCGAGCTGATGGAGCGCGTGCTCAGCGGCCGG is a genomic window of Chitinimonas koreensis containing:
- a CDS encoding GNAT family N-acetyltransferase gives rise to the protein MRPTRLADLETDRLLLRAPTDADLDAVFAVFSDPATQRHNPAGPLESREAAGHLLWRWQLHWARHGFGMWVVCRREAPEQVLGFGGLSWRDYGGEQRLNLGFRLRPAAWGQGLATELGQAALALAFGELGQDEVHALVRPDNLASRRVLEKLGLRGVGELSDFPWLPASLVYRLGLDCQAGHPLASAPLHARADAGLRTAGRPERTRGKTVLAA